Within the Flavobacterium sp. 9R genome, the region TCTGTATTATTTGTTGTTAATTAAATGTAATTGGACAACTTATAAGTTGCCCAATTTTTTTATTTTTTATGTTATTCTGTTTTCTTTTTGTTACCATACAAATACAGCGAATGGTTCGTGATTTCTATGTCAAAAATTTCTTCGATTGTTTTTTTGATTGATTGAATTCTTGGATCACAAAACTCTATTACTTCTCCTGTGTCGGTCATAATAATGTGATCGTGTTGTTTGTCGAAATACGATTTTTCGTAATGCGCTTGATTTTGTCCAAACTGATGTTTGCGCACCAAAGCACAATCTAAAAGTAATTCTATAGTATTGTATAAAGTGGCTCTACTCACACGGTAGTTTTTGTTTTTCATTTTGATATACAAATTTTCGATATCAAAATGTTCTTCACTATCGTAAATTTCCTGAAGGATAGCATAACGTTCAGGCGTTTTTCTGTGTCCTTTATTTTCAAGATACATCGTAAAAACATTTTTTACAATTTCTTGATTTTTATTGTTTTCTGTGGAGATGAGTGTCATATCTGGCAAAGATAAATTATTTTGTTTAAAGATTAAAGGCCCTAGTTTTAAAGTTTGTGATTAATTATAAATCAAAACAGTTTTAGGTATTGTAAACTCTAGTGACTTTTTCTATTCCGTCAATTTTTTTAATGTTATTAATCATTTTTTTCAAAATAGTATTGTTTTGAACCACTACTGCTACTTGACCGTGAAAAAGTCCAGCATTAGTGCTCAAAGAGATACTCTGAATGTTGACATGCATATTGTTTGAAATCACTTTCGTGAGTTGGTTGGTCAATCCAAGGACATCCATACCGGTAATATCGAGTAGTGCCTTAAATTCTTCTTGTGTAGAGTCAATCCATTTGGCACTCATAATTCTATAAGCATAGTTGGATTGCATACCTATAGCATTTGGACAATCTTTTTTATGCACTTTTATGCCTTCATTAATCGTAACAAAACCAAAAACATCATCTCCTGGAATCGGGTTACAACACGGGGCTAGTTTATAGTCTAGTTTGTCATGTTCTGTTCCAAAAACTAGTAAATCATAATTGTTGTTAATCTCAGGTTTGTGGATATCAACATCAGCCGTATTTTTTTGATTACGTTTGATTTTGTTCTTGAAGAAATTGATTATGGTATTGCTTTTCTTCGCTGCAAAATCTTTCAATTGCTGATTTTCAATTGCACCAATTCCAACTCTGTAATATAAATCCAAACTAGTTTTGAGCTTAAAGAAATTCACCAACTCATTTGTAACAGATTCGTTCAGGTTGATTTTGAGGTGTTTTAACTTACGGGTAAGAATTTCTTTTCCTTCTTCGCCAATTTTTTTGGTGTTTTCGTTGAGAACGTTTTTAATTTTTGTTTTGGCTCTTGAAGTAGTCACATAATCCAACCAGTTGGCAGTTGGTTTTTGATATTGTGAGGTGATTACATCAATTTGGTCCCCACTTTTGAGTTCATAATTTAGTGGAACTAGTTTACCATTAACGCGTGTTCCTCTGGTTCTTATTCCTAGTTCAGAGTGAATGCTGAAGGCGAAATCTAACGAAGTAGCACCTTTTGGTAATGATTTGATTTCTCCTTTTGGGGTGAACACAAAAATTTCTTTTGAGTACAAATTCATTTTGAAATCTTCGACAAAATCTACCGCATTCGTCTCAGAATTTTCTAAAGCTTCTCTAAGTAAATTCAACCAAACGTCTAAACCGCTTTCTTCGGTAGCGCCATTTTTATACTTGTAGTGTGCTGCATACCCTTTTTCTGCAATTTCATCCATGCGTTCGCTTCGAACTTGTACTTCAACCCAGCGCCCTCTTGGTCCCATGACCGTAATGTGAAGCGCTTCGTAACCCGTAGATTTTGGAGACGAAATCCAATCTCTCAAACGGCTTGGGCTGGGTCTGTAGTGATCGGTTACTATCGAATAGATTTTCCATGCCAAAAATTTCTCTTCATTGGGTTGTGCTTTATACACAATACGCAATGCAAACTTGTCATAGACTTCGTCAAAACTTACGTTTTGAGCCTTCATTTTTCTACGAATAGAATAAATAGATTTGGGCCTTCCTTTGATAAGATATTCAATCCCTTCTTGATCTAAAGAGTTTTTCAGTACATCTGAGATATCTTTGATATAAGCATCTTGTTCTTCTTTGGTTTCTTTGATTTTGCTTACAATTTCGTTGTAAATTTCAGGTTCTGTGTATTTTAATCCTAAATCTTCTAGTTTTATTTTGATATTGTATAAGCCCAATCGGTGAGCCAAAGGCGCATAAATGTATAAAGTTTCGGAGGCGATTTTGGTTTGCTTGTCCTCACGCATCGAATCCATAGTTTGCATGTTGTGCAATCGATCGGCAAGTTTTATTAAAATTACCCGAACATCATCGTTCAAGGTCAGTATCATTTTTCTGAAATTCTCCGCTTGCAGAGAAGCATTTAAATCTTTTTGAACTAAAGATATTTTGGTAAGTCCCTCGACCAATTGTGCTACTTTTGGATTAAAAAGCTTTTCAATATCTTCAACGGTAATTGGAGTATCTTCCACAACATCATGAAGCAATGCGGCAGCGATAGAGGTGGCACCCAAACCAATTTCAGAGGCTACAATTTTGGCCACAGCAATGGGGTGAAAAATATATGCTTCTCCCGATTTTCTTCGTTGGTCTTTGTGAGCATCCACAGCTACATCAAAAGCTTTTCGAATTAGCTTTTTGTCGGTAGTTGTTAAGGTTTGGTAACTAATGCGCAATAATTCTTTGTATTCTTGCGCAATCGCTTTGTTTTCTTTCTCTATTTCTAATTCTGTCATAACGGCATGGTTCAATTTCTAAAACTAAGCAATAAATCCCATTTTTGCAAGGCGAAATTGACTTATAAAGTTTATTTAAGAGCTTTTAAAAGTAATTTGTCCGATAAAAAAATACAATCATTTTTTATCGGACAAAAATAAAAATATTTTGATGGCGACTAATTGACCCTTTTGAAATCTAGGTCTTGAAAATCATAACTGAAATCAGTTAAGTCTGAAATTGGTTTCATCTTGATGCCAATCGTTTTTCCTGAAGCATCATTTTCTAGGAATAAATGCGCATCAGCATTGAAAAAAGCATTGTTCCATTTCACCACTAGATTACCTGATTTATAAAAGAAAACTTCGCCAGCTAATTGTGGAGAGCGTTTCGATTGAAAATAAATTTTTCCTTTCTTTTCTGAAAGTTCAATGGTACCAAACCAATTGTCTTTGTAGGTTCCAATAATAGATTTCCAGTCAGTTTTTACTTTGTCTTTTTTGTTTTTGGCTACAGTTGCCCAAACTTCCTCGGTTACTTTGTCGGCAGTAGCGACATTGGCTTTGATTCGATTATGATACAGTGTTACATAATCTTGAGCAGAAATACCTAAATAACTATCCTTAATCGTATTGGTTATCGCTGTAAAAGCGGCACCTTCTTGTTGATTGGTCAGAACAACTATCCCTAATTGTAGTTCAGGAAGTAGTGTTACTTGAGTGACATTTCCTTCTAAACCTCCTGTGTGCGAAACTTGTTTGAATCCTTTAACATCATTCAAAAACCACCCCAATCCGTAACCATTGAAGTGAGTGTTGTAAGGTGGGCGAGTGGCTGCTGGAATGATGGTTTGCAATTGCCACATTTCATTTTGCTGCGCTTCAGAGAATAAAGCTTTGTTTTCTGGCCCGTATTTTCCTTTGTTGAGTTGCAAAAGTACCCATTTACTCAAGTCATTTACGCTAGAATAAATACCTGCGCTCCATCAAAAAGTTGGTTGGTATAAGGCTTGATTACTTTTAATTGACCGTTTACAGGAACGTGTGGAGCAATGACGTTTGTAGTATCTTTTAACCTTTTGTATGAGGCTACACTATAGTTCATCTCAAGTGGTTTCATCATACGTTGCTCTACAAAATCAGCCCAAGAAAGCTGACTTACTTTGTGAATAATTTCACCAGCCACGATGTACAAAAGATTGTCGTAATCAAATTTGGTTCTAAAGCCAGAAACAGGTTTTAAGTACTGTAGATTTTCGATTATATCTTTTGAAGTAAAATCACTTCCATCAGGCCAAATCATTAAATCACCCGCACCAAGTCCTAAACCACTTCGATGTGTTACTAAATCTCGAATGGTAAATTCGCTGGTAACATAGTCATTGTACATTTTGAAATTGGGCAAATACTGAATTACTTTATCGTCCCATTGTAGCTTTCCTTCTTCAATAAGCATCGCTAATGCGGCTGTGGTAAAGGCTTTACTATTGGAAGCAATCCCGAATAAGGTGTTGCCATCCACTTTTTCTTTGGTCAAAATTGATTTTACACCATATCCTTTGGAATGAATTACTTTGCCATCTTTTACTACCGCTACGGCAATCCCAGGCACATTAAAGGTTTGAATGGCTTTCTCGGTTACTTGGTCGATTTGCTCTGGTGTAATTTGAGCAAAAGTGCTGAAACTAAATACAGAAAGTAAGAGCAGCGAAAAATAATATTTTTTCATTTTTTTAAGTGTTGTGTTGTTCAATAATCAATCAATATTTTTTTAAAATCCTCTTTGTCTTTTGGCTTCGAAAATCAAAATAGCCGCCGCTACCGAAACGTTCATCGAATCAATTTCGCCTTGCATCGGGATAATAATATTTTGTGTGGCCGCATCGCGCCATTCTTCCGTCAAACCTGTAGCTTCTGTTCCAACAACTAGAGCGGTTGGCGGGGTATAATCTTCAAGATGATAGCTATTTGAGTTTTGTAAAGTAGCACAATAAAAACTGATATTTTTTGCTTTCAAAAAAGCAATAATTTCCGCTGTGCTTCCAGTAGCGATTTGGTTGGTAAACAAACAGCCCACGCTCGAACGAACGATGTTTGGGTTGTATAAATCACTTTTGGGGTTGGCAATGATTACAGCATCCAAATTAGCTGCGTCCGCAGTTCGCAATAAGGCGCCAATGTTGCCTGGTTTTTCAGGAGCTTCTGCCACTAGAATCAATGGGTTTTCGGAGAGTTTTAAATCCGATAACAATGTCGATTTGGTTTTGGCTACAGCCAAGACACCTTCTGTAGAATCTCTGTAGGCTAGCTTTTCATAAACGGCCGAAGTAATTTCTATTAGTTCAGCATTAGAAGCCAATTGTTTGGTTTGGCTTTCTGAACAAATTTCGGGAACAAATAATAAGGTTTCAATTTCGTATCCGCCTTTTATGGCAATGCTAATTTCTCGTTGTCCTTCAATCAAGAAAGTGCCGGTTTGTTTGCGAGCTTTGGCCTTTTCTTGTAATAAAACCAAGGATTTGATATACGGATTCTGTATGGAAGTAATTTGTTTCAAGCTTTTTTTTAATGACAAATATACACAGAGTATTACTTAGATTAAACTTGAATTGGGATATTTAAAGAATACTGCATTTATTTAATAAGTATTTCTTTAATTTTGTTTTCTTCAAAAAGAAACAACATTGTTTAAGAGTAAACGAATAAGAGCAACATGTTTTATTTACTAGATATTATTGGGACTATGGCTTTTGCTTTATCGGGAGCACTTACGGCAATGAACAAAAGATTGGACCCTTTTGGGATATTGATTATTGCCTTTGTCACGGCGGTTGGCGGCGGTACTTTAAGAGACGTGCTTATTGGTAAAACTCCCGTGGGTTGGATGCTCAATCTCAATTATGTTTACGTGATTTTCATTGGCTATATTTTGGCGATTCTATTCAGAAAAAAATTTGATAAGTTGCGCAAATCCTTGTTTTTATTCGATACTATTGGCTTAGGTGTTTTTACTCTTATTGGTTTGGAAAAAGGGGTTAGCATCGGTTTGCATCCTATCATTTGTACTGCTTTGGGAACAATGACGGCTTGTTTTGGAGGGGTCATTCGGGATATTTTGTGTAATGAAATTCCAGTTATTTTCAGAAAAGAGATTTATGCTACTATTTGTATTTTAGGTGGTATTGTATTTTTTCTTATGAAAGAAGGTGACTTTTCAAATGACATCACTCATTTAGTAACCACTTTAGTGATTATCATTGTTCGGTTGTTGGTGGTCAAGTTCAATTGGTCGTTGCCAACATTAGATTTAAAATTGAAGTAAACGTGAAGAATTATAGTATAAGGCCTTATCAAGAAAGCGATTATGAGCTTTGGAACACCTTTGTGAGTGCCGCTAAAAATGCTACATTTTTGTTTCATAGGGATTTTATGGAGTACCATAAAGAACGTTTTGAGGATTTTTCACTGTTAGTATTTGATAAAGTTAAATTGGTTGCAGTCTTGCCAGCCAATAGAGTAGGAGATAAGGTGTATTCACATCAAGGATTAACTTATGGCGGATTGGTTTATTCTTCCAAATTAAAAATAGAAAAGATAGAAACGATTTTGGATTTGGTGTTTGATTTTTTCAAGAGCAAGCGGATAGAACATTTTTATTTGCACCCAATTCCTTCATTTTATCTAGGACAAGGAAACGCAGCGATTGACTTTTTTTTGATGAAAAAAGGAGCGCAACTTTACCGAAAAGAAATGAATATGGTAGCGCAATTGCATCAAGAAATTCCAATTTCTAAAAGTAAATTGAAACATTTTAGACGAACAGAATTATTGGGATTGCGGGTGGTAGAAGAAACCAATTTTCAACCTTTTTGGGAAAAAATTCTTGAGCCAAGATTAGTAGAAAAATATGCTGCAAAACCAGTTCATAGCCTGACTGAAATTCAATTGCTTCACGAGAGATTTCCTCAAAATATCAAACAATTTTCGGCGTATTTAGAGGATAAAATTGTTGCAGGAATCACCATTTTTGAATTTGAAAACGGAGTGAAATCGCAATACGGTGCCACTTCTAAAAAAGGTGAAAAATACCGTGCTTTGGATTTTTTATTCATTTCTTTACTAGATATTTTTCAAAAAAGAGGCAAACTTTTTTTTGATATGGGAATTGTAAATGACTCTGGCGAAAAAGGATTTCATAGCGGCTTATTGCAGCAAAAAGAAGAATTGGGTTGCACGGTATGGAATCAAGATTTTTACAAAATCAAGCTAGTATGATACGATTTCTAGACTTAAAAAGAATAAATGAACGGTATGAAACGGCATTTCAAGATACATTGAAATCAGTTTTAGAAAGAGGCTGGTATATTTTAGGTAAAGAAGTAGAAACGTTCGAAACTAATTTTGCAAACTATTGTAAGTCGGAACATTGTGTGGGTGTGGGCAATGGTTTGGATGCTTTGACTTTGATTTTTAAAGCCTATATTCAATTAGGAAAATTGCAAAAAGGGGATGAAGTTATTGTACCAGCCAATACTTATATAGCAAGTATTTTAGCTATTCTAGCTGCTGATTTGGTTCCTGTTTTAGTAGAACCCAAATTAGAAACTTACAACATTAACCCTGATTTGATTCCAGAAAAGATAACTTCAAAAACCAAGGCTATTTTGGCGGTTCATTTATACGGACAGTTAGCAGAAATGGAGCGTATTCACAAAATTGCTGAACAAAATGATTTATTAGTTATTGAAGATGCGGCTCAGGCTCACGGGATTGCAAGAAATTCCAGTTTTGAAATTCCAAATTCCAAAACCAGAATCTGGGCTGTTGCCTACAGTTTTTATCCGAGTAAAAATTTAGGTGCTTTGGGTGATGGAGGAGCAGTTGTTACTAATGATGCTCCATTGGCGAAAGTGATACAATCCCTGCGTAATTATGGTTCCGAATCAAAATATCAGAATGAGTTTATTGGTGTTAATTCTAGATTGGACGAAATTCAAGCTGCTTTTTTGAACCTAAAATTATCCAACTTAGATGCAGATAACGAAAAGCGAAGAACTATTGCCAAACGCTATTTGACCGAAATTAAAAACGATAAAATCATCTTACCATTTTGGGATTTTTCTAAAAATCACGTTTTCCATTTGTTTGTGATTCGAACACACAAAAGAACTGAATTGCAAGCTTATTTGCAACAACACGGTATTGAAACAGCGATTCATTATCCCATTCCACCGCACAAGCAAAAGGCTTTAGGAAATATGAATTCGCTCTCGTTTCCTATCACTGAGAAAATGCATAAGGAGGTTTTGAGTATTCCACTAAATCCAGCTCTTGAGGACGAAGAAGTTAGTACTATTATTAACGCCTTAAACGAATATTAATGAGCGTTTTTTCTAAAATAAAAGTGTTTTGTTTTGTGAGCCTACGTATCATGAAATACAAATTATTGTCAGATTGTAAAAAAGTTTCCGGAAAACCTATAATGCATCATCCTTTATTGTTAAAAGGCGAAGGAAAGATTTCATTTGGAGAAAATGTACAAATTGGGGTTATTTCTTCTCCTAATTTTTATTCTCATTACACCTACTTAGAAGCCAGATACAGAGAATCAGAGATTGTAATCGGCTCAAATGTTGCCATAAACAATGGATTCTCGATTGTGACTTATGCTAAAGTTACTATTGGTAATGATGTACTAATTGGAGTCAATTGTTCTATTATGGACAATGATGGACATGAGCTAGCATTTAATAGGAGAAATCAGCCGCCTTCTGGACAAGCTGTTGTCATAGAAAATAATGTCTTTATTGGTTCGAACGTAACCATTCTTAAAGGAGTAACTGTGGGAGAAAATGCAGTGGTAGGAAATGGAACTATAGTGACTCGGGATGTGCCAAAAAATACAATTGTTGCCGGTAATCCTGCACGAATAATTAGAATGTTGCCACATTGAAAATCCTAAGAGAAAATACGTTGCTTAGAGTGTTAACTCTAAATTCCTTTTCAATGGGAGTCACTTTTGTGTTGGGATTTATCTCGAACAAGGTGGTCGCTGTTTTCTTGGGGCCTTCTGGAATGGCTTTACTAGGTAATTTTAGAAACTTGGGTGCGATGTTAAAATCCGTTGCAACTCTTGGGATTAGCACTTCACTAGTCAAATTGGTGGCTGAAAACAAAGAAAATAAGACAGCACTTTCGGAATTGTATGCTACTTTTCTATCCGTTTTTTTAATTATTTCTTCTTTATTGGCCATTGGGGTTTTCTTTTTTGCAGAGGGTATTTCGCAGCTATTGTTCGATTCAAGCCAATGGACTACTCCAATCCGAATAGTGGGTTTGTCTTTGCCTTTGGTATTGCTTACTACATTTTGGTTAGCCATTTATAATGGTTTTGAACAATTTAAAACTATTGTTTTAATACAATTGGTTTCTTCTTTTTTGGTTTTTATAGTAACAATAAGTTTAATTTATTTTCATTCCATTGATGGTGCTATTTGGGCGATTGCTTTAAGTGAACTACTGATGGTGATTGCTACTTTTGTTTTTGTCGTAAAAGACAAACGCTTTTTTCAATTTAATTTTCGGTTTTTAATAAAAAAAGAATATATAATTTCCATTCAAAAGTTTTCGGCAATGGCTTTGCTGTCGGCTATAATTGTTCCTTTAACTTTGCTTTTAATTCGTAATACCATCACAGCTGGATATTCGTTACCTGAAGCTGGTTTATGGGAAGCTACCACCAAATTATCCAGTTTTTATATGCATTTTTTTAACGCTGGATTGTCATTGTATTATATGCCCAAACTAGCTTCGTTACAAACCGAATCCGAATTTAAGCAAGAACTTATGGGGTATTTTTCGACCTTTGTTCCTTTGTTTTTGATAATGTTACTCGTTTTGTTTTTTGTAAAAGAATGGGTTTTAGAACTAATTTTTACTACTGAATTCTTGAAAATTAAATCGGTTTTGATATGGCAGTTTATAGGTGATTTTTTTAAAATAATAACCTTAGCCTTTGGGTATCAAATTTTGGTCAAAGCGCGACTTAAAGTTTATTTTTTCCTTGAAATTGCTTTTAATGTGAGCTATTTATTGCTGTCATTCTTTTGGATAAAAACTCAGGGATATGAGGGAGCGATTCAAGCGTATTGTTGTGCGAGTGCTTTAGGTTTTATTTTAGTTTTGATAGTGTTTAGAAAACTCTTTTTACCGAAGATTTAAAGTTTCCAAGCCGCAAGATATTGTTTTGCGATTTTTACATAATGATGTTCTTTCTCTATAAATCCCCTTGCTCGTTTTCCTATTTCCTTTATTTTGCTTGGGTTTTCAATCAGATAGGATAATTGTTGAACTAGGTAATCTTTGTCTGGTAAGGCGTGAATAGCTACATTTTCATTTAAACCATAATAATTTGTGAATGCCTCGCTTGCACCTGTAAAAACTACTTTTCCTTTTGCCATAGCTTCTAAAGCGTTATATCCTTGGTCCATAGCATAAATCTGGTCCAATACGATATGTCCTTTATTGTACAGGCTGATGTAGGTTTCATAGGGTTGATTTTCGCAAACAGAGATAGTAACTTTATTACCGTATATTTTTTCTATTTCAGTCAATGCTTCTTCAAAATAGCGAATCCCTTTTTTAATGTAACTGCCTCGATTAATGCCTAAGAAAATCACAATGGGTTCAAGATTGCTTATGGATTCAAAAGGAATTTTTTCACAATTGACTGGATTAGGAATCAAGGGCGCATTGAATCCCATTCGTTCCATAGGGATTTTATAATCCATATCGGAACTCGTCATCGATTGACAATTTTGTGCTAACCATTCGAAGGTTTTTCTGTAAGATGGTTTCGTGTATTTTAAAGGGTAATAAAAATGATTTTTGAGTGTAGCATCTTCAAAAAAAGGAGTCAAAATAGAATACGATAATTCTTTTTTTAGCAAATATTCAATGACTGGCGTTTCGTCACCGCAAATGAGTAAACTTCGACTTTTTACATTTTGAAATAACTTGCGATATAGAAATCTCGAAACCCAAGGAAAAGTTTCTAATGCATCTGAGTTAATGAGTTGCACATGGTCAAATTTATCAAGTTTTGGAAGTAAAAGGTAAAAACGAATCGCGTGTTCTATCTGTTCAATTTCAATTCGAGTTAAACTGTAAATTAGGTTTCTTGTTTTCTTAAAAAACCAATTGCTATTGATGATTTGGGCTCGAAACGAATAATCAGAAGGGAAGTTTTTGAAAGCATCTCCCGAGGCTACAAGTATGACTTCATGGCCCAATGCTACCAAGCCTTCTTTTAAAGAATTGTGCAACCTGCTGTATTCCCCAATCAAAAGTATTTTCATTTACAAACCCTATTTTTCTATATTTGTGTAAATGTAAGAACAAATTGAATATTCGTTATACAAAAGAGGCTATTGAAATTATAATTGCAACGATGAATAGAGATTCGTTGGATTTTTTGATTCCGATGTTTCCTTTTGCTCATTTTGCTGATTTTTCAATTTTAATCGTCAATCAAACCCATGAAAATGCTATTTTGACCTCTGATTTTCCTACTGTCAAAGTCATTAATTCTTTTGAAATAGGGTTGTCTAAAAGTAGAAATATGGGATTGAAAAATTCCCAAGGAGAAATTTTAATTTTGGCAGATGATGATGAAGTATTTGAACCTGATTTTATAGAAACAATTGTCGCTGCCTACGCTCAGTTTCCCGATGCGGCAGTGATTAGTTTTCAAATTGAAAACGAAAATAGAAAGTTGTTTAAAAAATATCCAAAAAAAAGTCAAACGTTTTTAAAACCATTGACTTTGTTTTCTGTGATGTCTATTGAAATAACGATAAATAAAGCCATTTTAGAGACATCTCGAATCGAATTTGATGCTCATTTTGGATTAGGAGCAACCTTTGAAATGGGTGAAGAAGCCATTTTTTTGATGGATTTGTATCGTCAGCAACAGCAAATTTCATTTGTAACCAAAGTAATTGCTGCCCATAAAACCCAAACGACTACTGATAAAGTAGATTTTTTACAACGATATTACATTCAAGGCGCTTTTTTGAAACGTGTTGGTATGAAAAATTGGATTTTTCGCGTTTTACAAAAAATGTTTTATGATGTAAAACAGCAAAAAATAAGGCTAAAAGAAACACCCAAAGCCATTCAATTAGCGTTTAATGGGCGCAAAAAATATTTAGAACTTACCCAATGAAAACTACTCTTAAAGACCTAAAAACGATTGCAATCCCAGTAGTAGAAGACACTCGTGGGAATTTAGGATTTATTCAAAATGATATTCTAACCTTCGATTTTAAGCGAGTGTATTACTTGTTTGATGTGCCTAGTAGTGCTTTTAGGGGAGG harbors:
- a CDS encoding glycosyltransferase, encoding MKILLIGEYSRLHNSLKEGLVALGHEVILVASGDAFKNFPSDYSFRAQIINSNWFFKKTRNLIYSLTRIEIEQIEHAIRFYLLLPKLDKFDHVQLINSDALETFPWVSRFLYRKLFQNVKSRSLLICGDETPVIEYLLKKELSYSILTPFFEDATLKNHFYYPLKYTKPSYRKTFEWLAQNCQSMTSSDMDYKIPMERMGFNAPLIPNPVNCEKIPFESISNLEPIVIFLGINRGSYIKKGIRYFEEALTEIEKIYGNKVTISVCENQPYETYISLYNKGHIVLDQIYAMDQGYNALEAMAKGKVVFTGASEAFTNYYGLNENVAIHALPDKDYLVQQLSYLIENPSKIKEIGKRARGFIEKEHHYVKIAKQYLAAWKL
- a CDS encoding glycosyltransferase family A protein → MNRDSLDFLIPMFPFAHFADFSILIVNQTHENAILTSDFPTVKVINSFEIGLSKSRNMGLKNSQGEILILADDDEVFEPDFIETIVAAYAQFPDAAVISFQIENENRKLFKKYPKKSQTFLKPLTLFSVMSIEITINKAILETSRIEFDAHFGLGATFEMGEEAIFLMDLYRQQQQISFVTKVIAAHKTQTTTDKVDFLQRYYIQGAFLKRVGMKNWIFRVLQKMFYDVKQQKIRLKETPKAIQLAFNGRKKYLELTQ